One segment of Drosophila ananassae strain 14024-0371.13 chromosome 3R, ASM1763931v2, whole genome shotgun sequence DNA contains the following:
- the LOC6497279 gene encoding sodium/hydrogen exchanger 9 isoform X1 produces the protein MSPWTVDTGMEMTANGRRRKAMHQPGSTSWHGHWQRALLLAGIILSILTTGCDATDTDIALDAKATLNHRIQSLDLLVFVFLLALTVLTIWLFKHHRVSWLHETGLAVIYGLIVGAIIRYAGTSTTLVHMQVEPQGTPVYSDKLPPDTLWFKYPVNQTNGTKNPEGIKTYAYVFRGQVYNEDENEIDLKATFDPEVFFNIILPPIIFYAGYSLKKKYFFRNLGAILTFAIVGTTLSAFLIGGFMYGCVKLMPNYLSTGFSFLDTLYFGALISPTDPLTILAIFSDLRVDVNLYALVLGESVLNDAVAIVLSGAIQNYGEHYSNSGEFETTAFLRSMSDFFSIFLLSLMIGAAMGCLTALMTKFTRVRDFPLLESALFVLMSYSTFLLAEATELTGVVAVLFCGICQAHYTYNNLSEDSRQRTKQIFELLNFLAENFIFSYIGVSMFTFPKHHFDAGFIITAFICAALGRAVNVYPLSWLLNIRRKPKISTNFQHMLFFAGLRGAMSFALAIRNTVSDARQTMLTATSLIVIFTVIIQGGAANFLLNWLKIPVGVDDETEQLNNYQVHSVYNSMDNSHPQTSDGYLQDVESGGGGGRGKMRMSGGGTESNLDTPIDGPNGSLGGGRRRNSHEKAILARIWGSFDTKYMKPLLTHSRPTLLETLPVCCNPIARLLTTTQQLTQDGSEFRRVDSDSDICIDNDTGNGLSQDGGPGGGGPGSGGTGASVGRRNSLSRMEILEHVQSPVSTRIRLLGFYGKKL, from the exons ATGTCCCCGTGGACAGTGGATACGGGAATGGAGATGACTGCCAACGGGCGGCGGAGGAAGGCAATGCACCAGCCTGGTTCTACCAGCTGGCACGGACACTGGCAACGGGCACTGCTTCTGGCGGGGATTATCCTGAGTATTCTAACGACAGGCTGCGATGCCACGGACACCGACATCGCCCTGGACGCCAAGGCCACTCTGAATCATCGTATCCAAAGCCTCGATCTGCTCGTCTTTGTGTTCCTGTTGGCCCTTACGGTTCTCACCATATGGCTGTTCAAGCACCATCGAGTGTCCTGGCTACATGAGACGGGTCTGGCCGTAATTTACG GTCTGATTGTGGGAGCCATAATACGCTATGCCGGCACCTCCACCACCCTGGTCCATATGCAGGTGGAGCCCCAGGGCACTCCGGTCTACAGCGATAAGCTGCCACCAGATACGCTCTGGTTTAAG TATCCAGTCAACCAGACCAATGGCACCAAGAACCCCGAGGGCATTAAAACATATGCCTACGTTTTCCGCGGGCAGGTCTACAACGAGGATGAGAACGAAATAGATCTGAAGGCGACATTCGATCCGGAGGTATTCTTCAACATCATACTGCCTCCGATCATCTTCTACGCGGGCTACAGCTTAAAAAAA AAATATTTCTTTCGAAATTTGGGTGCCATTCTTACCTTTGCTATTGTGGGGACCACACTGTCGGCCTTCCTCATCGGTGGTTTCATGTACGGCTGTGTGAAACTGATGCCCAACTACCTGAGCACCGGCTTCTCGTTCTTGGACACCCTCTACTTTGGAGCCTTGATTTCGCCCACAGACCCGCTcaccattctggccatttTCAGTGACCTGCGGGTCGATGTGAATCTGTACGCTCTGGTTTTGGGGGAATCTGTCCTGAACGATGCCGTGGCCATTGTTCTGAGCGG AGCCATTCAAAACTATGGAGAACACTATTCCAACAGTGGGGAGTTCGAAACGACGGCGTTTTTGCGGTCTATGAGTGACTTCTTCTCCATTTTCCTACTGTCGCTGATGATTGGAGCTGCGATGGGCTGTCTGACAGCATTG ATGACAAAGTTTACGCGGGTTCGCGATTTCCCACTCTTGGAGTCGGCTCTCTTCGTCCTCATGAGCTACAGCACTTTCTTGCTGGCCGAGGCGACGGAGCTGACGGGAGTGGTGGCCGTGCTCTTCTGTGGCATCTGCCAGGCCCATTACACCTACAACAATCTCTCGGAGGACTCCCGGCAGCgaacaaaacaaatatttgagTTACTCAACTTTCTGGCAGAGAACTTTATCTTTTCCTACATTGGAGTGTCTATGTTTACCTTCCCGAAGCATCATTTTGATGCCGGATTTATTATAACAGCTTTT ATCTGCGCCGCGCTGGGACGAGCCGTCAACGTGTATCCCCTATCCTGGTTGCTAAACATCAGACGAAAGCCCAAAATCTCCACAAACTTCCAGCACATGCTCTTCTTTGCTG gGTTACGAGGCGCCATGTCCTTTGCCCTGGCGATTCGGAACACAGTATCTGATGCTCGACAGACCATGTTGACGGCCACGTCCCTGATTGTTATCTTCACGGTCATTATACAGGGCGGGGCGGCTAATTTTCTGCTCAATTGGCTGAAGATACC TGTTGGGGTTGACGATGAGACtgaacaattaaataattaccAAGTGCACAGT GTTTACAATTCAATGGACAATTCACATCCGCAGACG TCTGATGGCTACTTGCAGGATGTGGAGAGCGGTGGCGGCGGAGGACGCGGCAAGATGCGTATGTCAGGAGGAGGCACAGAGTCCAACCTAGACACGCCGATTGACGGTCCAAACGGAAGCTTGGGTGGCGGTCGTCGCCGCAATAGTCATGAAAAGGCAATTCTTGCCAGGATTTGGGGAAGCTTCGACACCAA GTACATGAAGCCACTGCTGACCCACTCGAGACCTACTCTCCTGGAGACTCTGCCCGTCTGTTGCAATCCCATCGCCAGGCTGCTCACCACAACGCAGCAACTGACACAG GATGGTAGCGAGTTCAGGCGCGTTGACTCCGACTCTGATATCTGCATAGACAATGACACTGGCAATGGCCTTAGCCAGGACGGTGGGCCAGGAGGCGGTGGGCCGGGGTCAGGCGGAACAGGCGCAAGTGTGGGGCGGCGCAACTCCCTCAGTCGC ATGGAGATTCTGGAACACGTTCAAAGTCCTGTGTCGACGCGAATCAGACTTTTAGGATTTTATGGCAAAAAGTTATAA
- the LOC6497279 gene encoding sodium/hydrogen exchanger 6 isoform X3: MSPWTVDTGMEMTANGRRRKAMHQPGSTSWHGHWQRALLLAGIILSILTTGCDATDTDIALDAKATLNHRIQSLDLLVFVFLLALTVLTIWLFKHHRVSWLHETGLAVIYGLIVGAIIRYAGTSTTLVHMQVEPQGTPVYSDKLPPDTLWFKYPVNQTNGTKNPEGIKTYAYVFRGQVYNEDENEIDLKATFDPEVFFNIILPPIIFYAGYSLKKKYFFRNLGAILTFAIVGTTLSAFLIGGFMYGCVKLMPNYLSTGFSFLDTLYFGALISPTDPLTILAIFSDLRVDVNLYALVLGESVLNDAVAIVLSGAIQNYGEHYSNSGEFETTAFLRSMSDFFSIFLLSLMIGAAMGCLTALMTKFTRVRDFPLLESALFVLMSYSTFLLAEATELTGVVAVLFCGICQAHYTYNNLSEDSRQRTKQIFELLNFLAENFIFSYIGVSMFTFPKHHFDAGFIITAFICAALGRAVNVYPLSWLLNIRRKPKISTNFQHMLFFAGLRGAMSFALAIRNTVSDARQTMLTATSLIVIFTVIIQGGAANFLLNWLKIPVGVDDETEQLNNYQVHSVYNSMDNSHPQTDVESGGGGGRGKMRMSGGGTESNLDTPIDGPNGSLGGGRRRNSHEKAILARIWGSFDTKYMKPLLTHSRPTLLETLPVCCNPIARLLTTTQQLTQDGSEFRRVDSDSDICIDNDTGNGLSQDGGPGGGGPGSGGTGASVGRRNSLSRMEILEHVQSPVSTRIRLLGFYGKKL, translated from the exons ATGTCCCCGTGGACAGTGGATACGGGAATGGAGATGACTGCCAACGGGCGGCGGAGGAAGGCAATGCACCAGCCTGGTTCTACCAGCTGGCACGGACACTGGCAACGGGCACTGCTTCTGGCGGGGATTATCCTGAGTATTCTAACGACAGGCTGCGATGCCACGGACACCGACATCGCCCTGGACGCCAAGGCCACTCTGAATCATCGTATCCAAAGCCTCGATCTGCTCGTCTTTGTGTTCCTGTTGGCCCTTACGGTTCTCACCATATGGCTGTTCAAGCACCATCGAGTGTCCTGGCTACATGAGACGGGTCTGGCCGTAATTTACG GTCTGATTGTGGGAGCCATAATACGCTATGCCGGCACCTCCACCACCCTGGTCCATATGCAGGTGGAGCCCCAGGGCACTCCGGTCTACAGCGATAAGCTGCCACCAGATACGCTCTGGTTTAAG TATCCAGTCAACCAGACCAATGGCACCAAGAACCCCGAGGGCATTAAAACATATGCCTACGTTTTCCGCGGGCAGGTCTACAACGAGGATGAGAACGAAATAGATCTGAAGGCGACATTCGATCCGGAGGTATTCTTCAACATCATACTGCCTCCGATCATCTTCTACGCGGGCTACAGCTTAAAAAAA AAATATTTCTTTCGAAATTTGGGTGCCATTCTTACCTTTGCTATTGTGGGGACCACACTGTCGGCCTTCCTCATCGGTGGTTTCATGTACGGCTGTGTGAAACTGATGCCCAACTACCTGAGCACCGGCTTCTCGTTCTTGGACACCCTCTACTTTGGAGCCTTGATTTCGCCCACAGACCCGCTcaccattctggccatttTCAGTGACCTGCGGGTCGATGTGAATCTGTACGCTCTGGTTTTGGGGGAATCTGTCCTGAACGATGCCGTGGCCATTGTTCTGAGCGG AGCCATTCAAAACTATGGAGAACACTATTCCAACAGTGGGGAGTTCGAAACGACGGCGTTTTTGCGGTCTATGAGTGACTTCTTCTCCATTTTCCTACTGTCGCTGATGATTGGAGCTGCGATGGGCTGTCTGACAGCATTG ATGACAAAGTTTACGCGGGTTCGCGATTTCCCACTCTTGGAGTCGGCTCTCTTCGTCCTCATGAGCTACAGCACTTTCTTGCTGGCCGAGGCGACGGAGCTGACGGGAGTGGTGGCCGTGCTCTTCTGTGGCATCTGCCAGGCCCATTACACCTACAACAATCTCTCGGAGGACTCCCGGCAGCgaacaaaacaaatatttgagTTACTCAACTTTCTGGCAGAGAACTTTATCTTTTCCTACATTGGAGTGTCTATGTTTACCTTCCCGAAGCATCATTTTGATGCCGGATTTATTATAACAGCTTTT ATCTGCGCCGCGCTGGGACGAGCCGTCAACGTGTATCCCCTATCCTGGTTGCTAAACATCAGACGAAAGCCCAAAATCTCCACAAACTTCCAGCACATGCTCTTCTTTGCTG gGTTACGAGGCGCCATGTCCTTTGCCCTGGCGATTCGGAACACAGTATCTGATGCTCGACAGACCATGTTGACGGCCACGTCCCTGATTGTTATCTTCACGGTCATTATACAGGGCGGGGCGGCTAATTTTCTGCTCAATTGGCTGAAGATACC TGTTGGGGTTGACGATGAGACtgaacaattaaataattaccAAGTGCACAGT GTTTACAATTCAATGGACAATTCACATCCGCAGACG GATGTGGAGAGCGGTGGCGGCGGAGGACGCGGCAAGATGCGTATGTCAGGAGGAGGCACAGAGTCCAACCTAGACACGCCGATTGACGGTCCAAACGGAAGCTTGGGTGGCGGTCGTCGCCGCAATAGTCATGAAAAGGCAATTCTTGCCAGGATTTGGGGAAGCTTCGACACCAA GTACATGAAGCCACTGCTGACCCACTCGAGACCTACTCTCCTGGAGACTCTGCCCGTCTGTTGCAATCCCATCGCCAGGCTGCTCACCACAACGCAGCAACTGACACAG GATGGTAGCGAGTTCAGGCGCGTTGACTCCGACTCTGATATCTGCATAGACAATGACACTGGCAATGGCCTTAGCCAGGACGGTGGGCCAGGAGGCGGTGGGCCGGGGTCAGGCGGAACAGGCGCAAGTGTGGGGCGGCGCAACTCCCTCAGTCGC ATGGAGATTCTGGAACACGTTCAAAGTCCTGTGTCGACGCGAATCAGACTTTTAGGATTTTATGGCAAAAAGTTATAA
- the LOC6497279 gene encoding sodium/hydrogen exchanger 9 isoform X2, with amino-acid sequence MSPWTVDTGMEMTANGRRRKAMHQPGSTSWHGHWQRALLLAGIILSILTTGCDATDTDIALDAKATLNHRIQSLDLLVFVFLLALTVLTIWLFKHHRVSWLHETGLAVIYGLIVGAIIRYAGTSTTLVHMQVEPQGTPVYSDKLPPDTLWFKYPVNQTNGTKNPEGIKTYAYVFRGQVYNEDENEIDLKATFDPEVFFNIILPPIIFYAGYSLKKKYFFRNLGAILTFAIVGTTLSAFLIGGFMYGCVKLMPNYLSTGFSFLDTLYFGALISPTDPLTILAIFSDLRVDVNLYALVLGESVLNDAVAIVLSGAIQNYGEHYSNSGEFETTAFLRSMSDFFSIFLLSLMIGAAMGCLTALMTKFTRVRDFPLLESALFVLMSYSTFLLAEATELTGVVAVLFCGICQAHYTYNNLSEDSRQRTKQIFELLNFLAENFIFSYIGVSMFTFPKHHFDAGFIITAFICAALGRAVNVYPLSWLLNIRRKPKISTNFQHMLFFAGLRGAMSFALAIRNTVSDARQTMLTATSLIVIFTVIIQGGAANFLLNWLKIPVGVDDETEQLNNYQVHSVYNSMDNSHPQTSDGYLQDVESGGGGGRGKMRMSGGGTESNLDTPIDGPNGSLGGGRRRNSHEKAILARIWGSFDTKYMKPLLTHSRPTLLETLPVCCNPIARLLTTTQQLTQDGSEFRRVDSDSDICIDNDTGNGLSQDGGPGGGGPGSGGTGASVGRRNSLSRSIQLNAANHLANDLSLATNNFM; translated from the exons ATGTCCCCGTGGACAGTGGATACGGGAATGGAGATGACTGCCAACGGGCGGCGGAGGAAGGCAATGCACCAGCCTGGTTCTACCAGCTGGCACGGACACTGGCAACGGGCACTGCTTCTGGCGGGGATTATCCTGAGTATTCTAACGACAGGCTGCGATGCCACGGACACCGACATCGCCCTGGACGCCAAGGCCACTCTGAATCATCGTATCCAAAGCCTCGATCTGCTCGTCTTTGTGTTCCTGTTGGCCCTTACGGTTCTCACCATATGGCTGTTCAAGCACCATCGAGTGTCCTGGCTACATGAGACGGGTCTGGCCGTAATTTACG GTCTGATTGTGGGAGCCATAATACGCTATGCCGGCACCTCCACCACCCTGGTCCATATGCAGGTGGAGCCCCAGGGCACTCCGGTCTACAGCGATAAGCTGCCACCAGATACGCTCTGGTTTAAG TATCCAGTCAACCAGACCAATGGCACCAAGAACCCCGAGGGCATTAAAACATATGCCTACGTTTTCCGCGGGCAGGTCTACAACGAGGATGAGAACGAAATAGATCTGAAGGCGACATTCGATCCGGAGGTATTCTTCAACATCATACTGCCTCCGATCATCTTCTACGCGGGCTACAGCTTAAAAAAA AAATATTTCTTTCGAAATTTGGGTGCCATTCTTACCTTTGCTATTGTGGGGACCACACTGTCGGCCTTCCTCATCGGTGGTTTCATGTACGGCTGTGTGAAACTGATGCCCAACTACCTGAGCACCGGCTTCTCGTTCTTGGACACCCTCTACTTTGGAGCCTTGATTTCGCCCACAGACCCGCTcaccattctggccatttTCAGTGACCTGCGGGTCGATGTGAATCTGTACGCTCTGGTTTTGGGGGAATCTGTCCTGAACGATGCCGTGGCCATTGTTCTGAGCGG AGCCATTCAAAACTATGGAGAACACTATTCCAACAGTGGGGAGTTCGAAACGACGGCGTTTTTGCGGTCTATGAGTGACTTCTTCTCCATTTTCCTACTGTCGCTGATGATTGGAGCTGCGATGGGCTGTCTGACAGCATTG ATGACAAAGTTTACGCGGGTTCGCGATTTCCCACTCTTGGAGTCGGCTCTCTTCGTCCTCATGAGCTACAGCACTTTCTTGCTGGCCGAGGCGACGGAGCTGACGGGAGTGGTGGCCGTGCTCTTCTGTGGCATCTGCCAGGCCCATTACACCTACAACAATCTCTCGGAGGACTCCCGGCAGCgaacaaaacaaatatttgagTTACTCAACTTTCTGGCAGAGAACTTTATCTTTTCCTACATTGGAGTGTCTATGTTTACCTTCCCGAAGCATCATTTTGATGCCGGATTTATTATAACAGCTTTT ATCTGCGCCGCGCTGGGACGAGCCGTCAACGTGTATCCCCTATCCTGGTTGCTAAACATCAGACGAAAGCCCAAAATCTCCACAAACTTCCAGCACATGCTCTTCTTTGCTG gGTTACGAGGCGCCATGTCCTTTGCCCTGGCGATTCGGAACACAGTATCTGATGCTCGACAGACCATGTTGACGGCCACGTCCCTGATTGTTATCTTCACGGTCATTATACAGGGCGGGGCGGCTAATTTTCTGCTCAATTGGCTGAAGATACC TGTTGGGGTTGACGATGAGACtgaacaattaaataattaccAAGTGCACAGT GTTTACAATTCAATGGACAATTCACATCCGCAGACG TCTGATGGCTACTTGCAGGATGTGGAGAGCGGTGGCGGCGGAGGACGCGGCAAGATGCGTATGTCAGGAGGAGGCACAGAGTCCAACCTAGACACGCCGATTGACGGTCCAAACGGAAGCTTGGGTGGCGGTCGTCGCCGCAATAGTCATGAAAAGGCAATTCTTGCCAGGATTTGGGGAAGCTTCGACACCAA GTACATGAAGCCACTGCTGACCCACTCGAGACCTACTCTCCTGGAGACTCTGCCCGTCTGTTGCAATCCCATCGCCAGGCTGCTCACCACAACGCAGCAACTGACACAG GATGGTAGCGAGTTCAGGCGCGTTGACTCCGACTCTGATATCTGCATAGACAATGACACTGGCAATGGCCTTAGCCAGGACGGTGGGCCAGGAGGCGGTGGGCCGGGGTCAGGCGGAACAGGCGCAAGTGTGGGGCGGCGCAACTCCCTCAGTCGC TCAATCCAATTAAATGCGGCAAATCACCTTGCAAATGATCTCAGCCTGGCTACTAATAATttcatgtaa
- the LOC6497279 gene encoding sodium/hydrogen exchanger 6 isoform X4 yields the protein MSPWTVDTGMEMTANGRRRKAMHQPGSTSWHGHWQRALLLAGIILSILTTGCDATDTDIALDAKATLNHRIQSLDLLVFVFLLALTVLTIWLFKHHRVSWLHETGLAVIYGLIVGAIIRYAGTSTTLVHMQVEPQGTPVYSDKLPPDTLWFKYPVNQTNGTKNPEGIKTYAYVFRGQVYNEDENEIDLKATFDPEVFFNIILPPIIFYAGYSLKKKYFFRNLGAILTFAIVGTTLSAFLIGGFMYGCVKLMPNYLSTGFSFLDTLYFGALISPTDPLTILAIFSDLRVDVNLYALVLGESVLNDAVAIVLSGAIQNYGEHYSNSGEFETTAFLRSMSDFFSIFLLSLMIGAAMGCLTALMTKFTRVRDFPLLESALFVLMSYSTFLLAEATELTGVVAVLFCGICQAHYTYNNLSEDSRQRTKQIFELLNFLAENFIFSYIGVSMFTFPKHHFDAGFIITAFICAALGRAVNVYPLSWLLNIRRKPKISTNFQHMLFFAGLRGAMSFALAIRNTVSDARQTMLTATSLIVIFTVIIQGGAANFLLNWLKIPVGVDDETEQLNNYQVHSSDGYLQDVESGGGGGRGKMRMSGGGTESNLDTPIDGPNGSLGGGRRRNSHEKAILARIWGSFDTKYMKPLLTHSRPTLLETLPVCCNPIARLLTTTQQLTQDGSEFRRVDSDSDICIDNDTGNGLSQDGGPGGGGPGSGGTGASVGRRNSLSRMEILEHVQSPVSTRIRLLGFYGKKL from the exons ATGTCCCCGTGGACAGTGGATACGGGAATGGAGATGACTGCCAACGGGCGGCGGAGGAAGGCAATGCACCAGCCTGGTTCTACCAGCTGGCACGGACACTGGCAACGGGCACTGCTTCTGGCGGGGATTATCCTGAGTATTCTAACGACAGGCTGCGATGCCACGGACACCGACATCGCCCTGGACGCCAAGGCCACTCTGAATCATCGTATCCAAAGCCTCGATCTGCTCGTCTTTGTGTTCCTGTTGGCCCTTACGGTTCTCACCATATGGCTGTTCAAGCACCATCGAGTGTCCTGGCTACATGAGACGGGTCTGGCCGTAATTTACG GTCTGATTGTGGGAGCCATAATACGCTATGCCGGCACCTCCACCACCCTGGTCCATATGCAGGTGGAGCCCCAGGGCACTCCGGTCTACAGCGATAAGCTGCCACCAGATACGCTCTGGTTTAAG TATCCAGTCAACCAGACCAATGGCACCAAGAACCCCGAGGGCATTAAAACATATGCCTACGTTTTCCGCGGGCAGGTCTACAACGAGGATGAGAACGAAATAGATCTGAAGGCGACATTCGATCCGGAGGTATTCTTCAACATCATACTGCCTCCGATCATCTTCTACGCGGGCTACAGCTTAAAAAAA AAATATTTCTTTCGAAATTTGGGTGCCATTCTTACCTTTGCTATTGTGGGGACCACACTGTCGGCCTTCCTCATCGGTGGTTTCATGTACGGCTGTGTGAAACTGATGCCCAACTACCTGAGCACCGGCTTCTCGTTCTTGGACACCCTCTACTTTGGAGCCTTGATTTCGCCCACAGACCCGCTcaccattctggccatttTCAGTGACCTGCGGGTCGATGTGAATCTGTACGCTCTGGTTTTGGGGGAATCTGTCCTGAACGATGCCGTGGCCATTGTTCTGAGCGG AGCCATTCAAAACTATGGAGAACACTATTCCAACAGTGGGGAGTTCGAAACGACGGCGTTTTTGCGGTCTATGAGTGACTTCTTCTCCATTTTCCTACTGTCGCTGATGATTGGAGCTGCGATGGGCTGTCTGACAGCATTG ATGACAAAGTTTACGCGGGTTCGCGATTTCCCACTCTTGGAGTCGGCTCTCTTCGTCCTCATGAGCTACAGCACTTTCTTGCTGGCCGAGGCGACGGAGCTGACGGGAGTGGTGGCCGTGCTCTTCTGTGGCATCTGCCAGGCCCATTACACCTACAACAATCTCTCGGAGGACTCCCGGCAGCgaacaaaacaaatatttgagTTACTCAACTTTCTGGCAGAGAACTTTATCTTTTCCTACATTGGAGTGTCTATGTTTACCTTCCCGAAGCATCATTTTGATGCCGGATTTATTATAACAGCTTTT ATCTGCGCCGCGCTGGGACGAGCCGTCAACGTGTATCCCCTATCCTGGTTGCTAAACATCAGACGAAAGCCCAAAATCTCCACAAACTTCCAGCACATGCTCTTCTTTGCTG gGTTACGAGGCGCCATGTCCTTTGCCCTGGCGATTCGGAACACAGTATCTGATGCTCGACAGACCATGTTGACGGCCACGTCCCTGATTGTTATCTTCACGGTCATTATACAGGGCGGGGCGGCTAATTTTCTGCTCAATTGGCTGAAGATACC TGTTGGGGTTGACGATGAGACtgaacaattaaataattaccAAGTGCACAGT TCTGATGGCTACTTGCAGGATGTGGAGAGCGGTGGCGGCGGAGGACGCGGCAAGATGCGTATGTCAGGAGGAGGCACAGAGTCCAACCTAGACACGCCGATTGACGGTCCAAACGGAAGCTTGGGTGGCGGTCGTCGCCGCAATAGTCATGAAAAGGCAATTCTTGCCAGGATTTGGGGAAGCTTCGACACCAA GTACATGAAGCCACTGCTGACCCACTCGAGACCTACTCTCCTGGAGACTCTGCCCGTCTGTTGCAATCCCATCGCCAGGCTGCTCACCACAACGCAGCAACTGACACAG GATGGTAGCGAGTTCAGGCGCGTTGACTCCGACTCTGATATCTGCATAGACAATGACACTGGCAATGGCCTTAGCCAGGACGGTGGGCCAGGAGGCGGTGGGCCGGGGTCAGGCGGAACAGGCGCAAGTGTGGGGCGGCGCAACTCCCTCAGTCGC ATGGAGATTCTGGAACACGTTCAAAGTCCTGTGTCGACGCGAATCAGACTTTTAGGATTTTATGGCAAAAAGTTATAA